The following coding sequences are from one Eucalyptus grandis isolate ANBG69807.140 chromosome 11, ASM1654582v1, whole genome shotgun sequence window:
- the LOC104424769 gene encoding peroxidase 27, which produces MAAQKLLSLLVFQLALVAFILDVANAQGLKIGFYKNTCPQAEEIVKKAAASFISRAPSLAAPLLRMHFHDCFVRGCDGSVLLNSTSSNQAEKDAFPNLSLRGYQVIEAAKDALEKKCPGVVSCADILALVARDAVSMMNGPYWQVPTGRRDGRVSKLQDALNNLPAPTFSISALKSSFAAKGLSVKDLAVLSGGHTLGMSHCSSFTNRLYNFTGKNDADPSMDPNYVAQLKTKCKPNDATTIVEMDPGSAKTFDVDYYTLVSKRRGLFQSDAALLTDSTTKSYVQLQLTSKSTFAKDFGVSMVNMGNVGVLTGNSGEIRKKCYLVN; this is translated from the exons ATGGCTGCTCagaagcttctctctctcctggtTTTCCAGCTCGCGCTCGTCGCTTTTATTCTCGACGTCGCCAATGCTCAAGGCCTCAAAATAGGGTTCTACAAGAATACGTGCCCTCAGGCTGAGGAGATAGTTAAGAAAGCGGCGGCGAGCTTCATTTCTCGAGCGCCCTCTCTTGCCGCTCCTCTCTTGAGGATGCATTTCCATGACTGCTTCGTCAGG GGATGTGATGGCTCTGTGCTACTGAATTCAACATCTTCTAACCAAGCAGAGAAAGATGCGTTTCCAAACCTGTCACTGAGAGGATACCAAGTCATCGAAGCAGCTAAAGATGCCCTTGAAAAAAAATGTCCTGGTGTTGTGTCTTGTGCTGATATTCTTGCTCTAGTTGCTCGTGATGCAGTTTCCATg ATGAACGGTCCATATTGGCAAGTCCCCACAGGAAGGAGGGATGGCAGAGTGTCTAAGCTTCAAGATGCCTTAAACAACTTGCCCGCTCCTACTTTCAGCATTTCTGCGCTTAAATCGTCCTTTGCCGCGAAGGGTCTCAGCGTCAAAGACCTTGCCGTTCTCTCAG GAGGACACACCCTCGGAATGTCGCACTGTTCCTCCTTCACGAACCGTCTGTACAACTTCACTGGCAAGAACGACGCCGACCCATCCATGGACCCCAACTATGTCGCTCAGCTCAAGACCAAGTGCAAGCCGAACGACGCCACCACCATCGTTGAGATGGACCCGGGGAGCGCCAAGACGTTTGACGTGGACTACTACACCCTCGTCTCCAAGAGGAGAGGCCTCTTCCAGTCTGATGCCGCGCTGCTCACCGACAGCACCACCAAATCCTACGTGCAGCTCCAGCTGACGAGCAAATCGACATTTGCCAAAGACTTTGGCGTGTCCATGGTTAACATGGGGAACGTCGGCGTTCTCACCGGCAATTCGGGCGAGATTAGGAAGAAATGCTATTTGGTTAACTAA